The following coding sequences are from one Candidatus Dependentiae bacterium window:
- a CDS encoding ACP S-malonyltransferase — translation MKIGMIFPGYGSQYVGMAKDIYDESRVMQEYFEQASHCVDINYIKLCFASSDVELSKMHHAYTSLFLVSSSLYAVLADVGIKPDVVAGYNVGQFAAMHAAKGLTFADGLYVLMKFSLYAQQLFEQQSVAMARIKGCSTDELQLLLKQVAQDAVSIAVYEMPNQHIISGPEDAVFACMQYAKKMPGVKVEDIAIEFGLYTPVMQSAIDQFKIYLEKVDFKDIEIPLISNISAQSVNSGISLKHEVIHQSVKPSNWLASLRELHTCDLLLSVGPGTMLVDMAKQLYPNKKIMAIQKLSDIELLKQFIEDQKQQGKQSEVEQSAVEQPTVE, via the coding sequence ATGAAAATAGGGATGATTTTTCCAGGCTATGGTAGCCAATATGTTGGCATGGCAAAAGATATTTATGACGAATCTCGTGTCATGCAAGAATATTTTGAACAAGCATCTCATTGTGTTGATATCAATTACATCAAGTTATGTTTTGCATCATCTGATGTTGAACTTTCAAAAATGCATCATGCATATACATCATTGTTTTTAGTCAGTTCATCGCTTTATGCAGTATTAGCTGATGTCGGTATCAAACCTGATGTAGTTGCCGGTTATAATGTGGGACAGTTTGCTGCTATGCATGCTGCAAAAGGACTGACATTTGCCGATGGCCTTTATGTGCTGATGAAATTTTCATTATATGCACAACAACTTTTTGAGCAACAATCGGTAGCGATGGCGCGCATTAAAGGTTGTTCAACTGACGAATTGCAATTATTACTCAAACAAGTAGCGCAAGATGCTGTTTCTATTGCTGTATATGAAATGCCAAATCAACATATTATTTCAGGTCCTGAGGATGCTGTGTTTGCTTGCATGCAATATGCAAAAAAAATGCCCGGAGTTAAAGTTGAGGATATTGCTATCGAGTTTGGTTTGTATACTCCTGTAATGCAATCAGCAATTGATCAATTTAAAATCTATTTAGAAAAAGTTGATTTTAAAGATATTGAGATTCCGCTTATTTCAAATATTTCAGCTCAATCGGTAAATTCAGGTATCTCATTAAAACATGAAGTTATTCATCAATCAGTTAAACCATCAAATTGGCTTGCCTCATTACGAGAATTGCATACATGTGATCTATTGCTTTCGGTAGGGCCGGGAACTATGTTAGTTGATATGGCAAAGCAGTTATATCCAAACAAAAAAATAATGGCTATACAAAAGTTAAGTGATATTGAATTATTAAAGCAGTTTATTGAAGATCAAAAACAACAGGGTAAACAGTCGGAAGTTGAACAATCAGCGGTTGAACAACCAACGGTTGAATAA
- the gltX gene encoding glutamate--tRNA ligase — protein MKKAKQMVRVRFAPSPTGYLHIGSFRTALFNWLFARHHGGQFLVRIEDTDIERSKQEYTDAIADALAWVDIKADEPIVLQSDRFPEHTKLIEQLLAQGKAYKDFYTQDEFFELYKQKHGTADFAKAYSVCRDQEQNQDKPYVVRFKLPLDRKEICFDDAIRGNVCFAIEQLDDFVIARSDSRPMYNFVVVADDIHQRITHVIRGEDHIPNTPKQILLYEALGAEQPTFAHLPLILGKSGNRLSKRDAATSVMDYKEQGYLPDALLNYLVRLGWAHGDQEVFSRDQLIELFQLKNVGKKGAIFDQEKLDWLNGLYIRDTEDQALLNIIHTIKPDFAQTIGSNDQELCAFIALYKERVKTVVELADAIIDVHHAPTEYDQAACAKWTNEHTADDVTMIIKLLEAAEAFNLASIKEQIVGYAKKENKKLGTIAQPIRIALVGGSSSPSVFELLALLGKSESLARLKQFVSFLNQRA, from the coding sequence ATGAAAAAAGCAAAACAGATGGTTCGTGTTCGATTTGCACCTTCTCCAACAGGTTACTTGCATATTGGTAGTTTTCGAACCGCTTTATTCAATTGGTTATTTGCACGCCATCATGGTGGGCAATTTTTAGTGCGTATCGAAGATACTGATATTGAACGTTCAAAACAAGAATATACTGATGCGATTGCAGATGCTCTTGCATGGGTTGATATCAAAGCTGATGAACCGATTGTATTGCAATCAGATCGTTTTCCTGAACATACAAAGTTGATTGAACAGTTGCTTGCGCAAGGTAAAGCATATAAAGATTTCTATACTCAAGATGAGTTCTTTGAATTATACAAACAAAAACATGGCACAGCAGATTTTGCAAAAGCATATAGCGTGTGTCGTGATCAAGAGCAAAATCAAGACAAACCGTATGTGGTGCGTTTTAAGTTACCATTAGATCGCAAAGAGATATGCTTTGATGATGCAATTCGTGGCAACGTATGTTTTGCTATTGAACAGCTTGATGATTTTGTAATTGCACGTTCAGATAGTCGCCCGATGTATAACTTTGTTGTGGTTGCTGATGACATTCATCAACGCATTACGCATGTTATACGTGGTGAAGATCATATTCCAAATACACCAAAGCAAATATTATTGTATGAAGCTTTGGGAGCAGAACAACCAACTTTTGCACATCTACCGTTAATTTTAGGCAAAAGTGGTAATCGCTTGAGTAAGCGTGATGCTGCAACGTCAGTTATGGATTATAAAGAACAGGGTTATTTACCTGATGCATTATTAAATTATTTAGTTCGTTTGGGTTGGGCTCATGGGGATCAAGAAGTTTTTTCTCGTGATCAATTAATTGAACTGTTTCAATTGAAAAATGTGGGCAAAAAAGGAGCAATATTTGATCAAGAAAAACTTGATTGGTTAAATGGTCTTTATATACGTGATACAGAAGATCAAGCATTATTAAACATTATACATACAATCAAACCTGATTTTGCACAAACTATTGGCAGTAATGATCAAGAGTTATGTGCATTTATTGCTTTATATAAAGAGCGTGTAAAAACAGTTGTTGAGCTTGCAGATGCAATTATTGATGTGCACCATGCGCCAACTGAATATGATCAAGCTGCGTGTGCAAAATGGACAAATGAGCATACGGCTGATGATGTAACAATGATAATAAAATTACTTGAAGCTGCAGAAGCATTTAACCTTGCATCAATAAAAGAACAGATTGTAGGGTATGCAAAAAAAGAGAACAAAAAATTAGGTACTATTGCACAACCAATTAGAATTGCATTAGTAGGTGGAAGTTCGAGTCCAAGTGTGTTTGAACTGTTAGCATTATTGGGCAAATCTGAGTCACTGGCACGATTAAAACAGTTTGTTTCATTTTTAAATCAGCGTGCATGA
- the rpmF gene encoding 50S ribosomal protein L32: MPVPKRKRSRPRRDKRFANWGLKVKAIARCQQCEHPMPAHQLCKECGYYKGRKVLVTKTDRAEKRGETRKAKEALEAKKAETQQKEAK, from the coding sequence ATGCCAGTACCAAAACGGAAGCGAAGTAGACCTCGCCGTGATAAAAGGTTTGCAAATTGGGGATTAAAAGTTAAAGCTATTGCTCGTTGTCAGCAATGTGAACATCCTATGCCTGCTCATCAGCTTTGCAAAGAGTGTGGGTATTATAAAGGTAGAAAAGTTTTAGTTACTAAAACTGATCGTGCTGAAAAACGTGGTGAAACACGTAAAGCAAAAGAAGCGTTAGAAGCAAAAAAAGCTGAAACGCAACAAAAAGAAGCGAAGTAA
- the dprA gene encoding DNA-processing protein DprA codes for MQRLLILHLSLIDGVGSGIITRLLQSDHFADLYAFGVQEMAVKCGINLELASKIVHGLKGIEILEQEVQLMQKHCVEWTSVIDEDYPELLKHINGPPSVLYYRGTPLNRFEKNIAIIGSRKANYYGQQVIDACVSTLVQKGWNIISGGAIGADTIAHKQTVACAGNTVAILGSGLLHLYPRSNTRLFQEIIDCGGSVVSPFALQKTAHPGHFPARNRIISGMSEACLVVQAAQKSGALITAEYALQQGKSVFAVPGSIFDPLSAGCHALIKEGATPMLSVDDLMRELGETEVQQSLPLVSLKKVAQTKQTKVKPVLQAATTIDEKILFHCAREPLCADDLLVHIDIDIDQLNNYLFDLQLSGKVMQNAVGLWQLK; via the coding sequence ATGCAACGTTTACTTATTTTACATCTCTCGTTGATTGATGGGGTTGGTTCGGGGATTATTACTCGATTATTGCAAAGTGATCATTTTGCAGATCTTTATGCATTCGGTGTGCAAGAAATGGCAGTTAAATGTGGGATAAATCTTGAGCTTGCATCAAAGATAGTCCATGGGCTTAAAGGTATTGAAATACTTGAGCAAGAAGTTCAACTCATGCAAAAGCATTGCGTTGAGTGGACATCTGTAATTGATGAAGATTATCCTGAGTTGCTCAAACATATTAATGGTCCGCCATCAGTTCTGTATTATCGGGGAACACCACTTAATCGTTTTGAGAAAAATATCGCTATTATCGGTTCACGCAAAGCGAATTATTATGGCCAACAGGTGATCGATGCATGTGTGTCTACTTTAGTACAAAAAGGGTGGAATATAATCAGTGGTGGTGCAATTGGTGCAGATACCATAGCACATAAACAGACTGTTGCTTGTGCAGGAAACACGGTTGCTATTTTGGGATCCGGTTTGTTGCATCTTTATCCACGATCAAATACACGATTATTCCAAGAAATTATAGATTGTGGAGGTTCAGTTGTGAGTCCATTTGCATTACAAAAAACGGCTCATCCGGGACATTTTCCTGCACGAAATCGTATTATTTCCGGTATGTCAGAGGCATGTTTGGTGGTGCAAGCTGCGCAAAAAAGTGGCGCATTAATTACAGCAGAATATGCATTACAGCAAGGAAAATCTGTATTTGCGGTGCCCGGTTCTATTTTTGATCCACTTTCTGCCGGATGTCATGCATTAATAAAAGAAGGTGCGACGCCAATGCTTTCGGTTGATGATTTGATGCGTGAACTTGGAGAGACCGAGGTGCAACAATCTCTGCCACTTGTTTCGCTAAAAAAAGTTGCTCAAACAAAACAAACAAAAGTGAAACCGGTATTACAGGCTGCAACAACTATAGATGAAAAGATTTTATTTCATTGTGCTCGTGAACCGCTTTGCGCAGATGATCTGCTTGTCCATATTGATATTGATATAGATCAACTTAATAATTATCTATTTGATTTGCAATTATCAGGAAAAGTGATGCAAAATGCGGTTGGTTTATGGCAACTGAAATAA
- the gyrA gene encoding DNA gyrase subunit A: MEPNQNNVKKGRVVPVLIEDELKDSFLDYAMSVVVSRAIPDIRDGLKPVHRRVLYAMHQMGLHHNKPYRKSVRVVGDVLGKYHPHGDQAVYNTMVGMVQDFSKRYPLLDGQGNWGSVDGDNAAAMRYTEVRMAKIAQEILTDLDKNTVPFVANFDESTTEPTLLPSKLPNLLINGTTGIAVGMATSIPPHNLTEITNALLALLENPDLSEDELFKIVPAPDFPTGGIICGRAGVVKAYRTGRGGLTLRAVVNIEEGKKGTSIVVSELPYMVNKADLIIKIADLARNKIIEGIANIRDESDKRGMRLVIELKRNENPHVVLNQLYKHTSFQTSISMLMLGLLDNKPMIFNLRQLLEHFLFHRKEVVYRRTLFELRKAEAREHLLNGFIIALDNIDEVVATIKQSSSADEAIAKLNKRFLLTDAQGKAILEMRLQRLTGLEQDKIRSELEEIKVTITRLKLILADESVLRAEVQKELEEIKQTYGDERKTRIEGALDLLTEADLIPQEDVVVTLTMKGYIKRVLLETYGVQHRGGRGKMGMAALGDSDDVVQDIYVTRSHDELLFFTNLGRVYSLQVFQVPEGSRTSKGRAIVNLLPLQPGEKVVKLLCTPDMKDKQVVMTTKKGLIKRTDAMAFAKIRQTGIRAVTLREDDELVFCAISTGNDSVVLATSHGQGIRFKEDEVRSMGRQASGVIGIRLKGDDFVVGMQVISDGGDLLFATERGYGKRVKIQDFRVAHRGGVGVRTIPTNKRNGEVIGLVLVTDKSTVLLIDQAGKIIRLSPTEIRTMGRQAKGVRLIKLEKDQTLAAVVAFEESDDVGNLNDGGSGENQTEAASGTVAQVDDESQVQADAMTTSDDTLESLDAQLDSVDGQSVEIETPEVPAESVEVMPAQSVKTNSVDVAIDKSIKVTDNNTGVTVEATEHDEMHIEFNDGNDQQQGLF; the protein is encoded by the coding sequence ATGGAACCCAATCAAAATAATGTAAAAAAGGGACGAGTTGTTCCTGTACTTATTGAAGATGAATTAAAAGATTCGTTTTTAGATTATGCAATGTCCGTAGTTGTCAGTCGTGCAATTCCTGATATTCGTGATGGTTTAAAACCGGTTCATCGACGTGTTTTATATGCAATGCATCAGATGGGATTGCATCATAATAAACCTTATCGTAAATCCGTACGTGTGGTCGGTGACGTTCTTGGTAAATATCACCCGCATGGTGATCAAGCCGTGTATAATACCATGGTTGGTATGGTACAAGATTTTTCAAAGCGTTATCCGTTACTCGATGGCCAAGGAAACTGGGGTTCCGTTGATGGTGATAATGCTGCTGCGATGCGTTACACTGAAGTACGTATGGCAAAAATTGCTCAAGAGATTCTTACTGATTTAGATAAAAACACGGTGCCATTTGTAGCTAACTTTGATGAAAGTACTACAGAGCCAACTTTGTTACCGAGTAAATTACCTAATTTATTAATAAATGGTACAACCGGTATTGCTGTTGGTATGGCGACATCTATTCCACCACATAATTTAACTGAAATTACCAATGCGTTATTAGCATTATTAGAAAATCCAGATCTTTCTGAAGATGAACTGTTTAAAATAGTTCCTGCTCCTGATTTTCCAACAGGTGGTATTATCTGTGGACGTGCGGGAGTTGTGAAAGCTTATAGAACCGGGCGTGGAGGCCTTACTCTGCGTGCAGTAGTAAATATTGAAGAAGGTAAAAAAGGTACAAGTATTGTTGTATCAGAATTGCCTTATATGGTTAATAAAGCAGACTTAATTATAAAGATTGCTGATTTAGCTCGTAATAAAATTATTGAGGGCATTGCTAATATTCGTGATGAATCGGATAAGCGTGGTATGCGTTTGGTTATTGAACTTAAACGTAATGAAAATCCTCATGTTGTATTAAATCAATTATATAAACATACTTCGTTCCAAACTTCAATTTCTATGTTGATGCTCGGTTTGCTTGATAATAAACCGATGATTTTTAATTTGCGTCAATTATTGGAGCATTTCCTTTTTCATCGCAAAGAGGTTGTGTATCGTCGTACATTATTTGAATTGCGCAAAGCTGAAGCGCGTGAGCATTTATTAAATGGTTTCATTATTGCGCTTGATAATATTGATGAAGTGGTTGCAACTATTAAGCAGTCATCATCAGCTGATGAAGCGATTGCTAAATTGAACAAGCGTTTCTTATTAACTGATGCTCAAGGTAAAGCGATTCTTGAGATGCGTTTGCAACGTTTAACCGGTTTAGAGCAAGACAAAATTCGTTCTGAATTAGAAGAAATTAAAGTGACCATTACACGTCTGAAGCTCATTTTAGCAGATGAATCAGTATTGCGTGCTGAAGTGCAAAAAGAACTTGAAGAGATCAAACAAACATATGGTGATGAGCGCAAAACACGTATTGAGGGAGCATTGGATCTGCTTACCGAAGCTGACCTAATTCCTCAAGAAGATGTTGTCGTTACATTAACTATGAAAGGTTATATCAAACGAGTATTGCTAGAAACGTACGGTGTGCAACATCGTGGCGGTAGAGGCAAGATGGGTATGGCTGCATTGGGTGATTCTGATGATGTCGTACAAGATATTTATGTTACACGTTCACATGATGAACTCTTATTCTTTACTAACTTAGGGCGTGTGTATAGCTTGCAGGTATTCCAAGTTCCTGAAGGTTCGCGAACTTCAAAAGGTCGCGCAATTGTGAACTTACTACCATTGCAACCGGGTGAAAAAGTGGTAAAACTACTTTGTACTCCGGATATGAAAGATAAGCAAGTTGTCATGACAACCAAAAAAGGTTTGATTAAACGAACCGACGCTATGGCATTTGCAAAAATTCGTCAAACCGGTATCCGTGCAGTTACCTTAAGAGAAGATGATGAATTGGTCTTTTGTGCAATAAGTACCGGTAATGATTCCGTTGTATTGGCAACCTCACATGGGCAAGGAATTCGTTTTAAAGAAGATGAAGTTCGTTCTATGGGAAGACAAGCATCGGGTGTTATTGGTATTCGATTGAAGGGTGACGATTTTGTTGTTGGTATGCAAGTTATTTCCGATGGTGGTGATCTGTTGTTTGCAACAGAGCGTGGCTATGGAAAACGAGTGAAAATTCAAGATTTCCGTGTTGCTCATCGTGGCGGTGTTGGTGTGCGTACCATTCCTACAAACAAGCGAAACGGTGAAGTGATTGGGCTTGTATTGGTAACCGATAAATCAACTGTATTGCTTATTGATCAAGCGGGTAAAATTATTCGTCTTTCACCAACTGAAATTCGCACCATGGGTCGACAAGCAAAAGGTGTGCGTTTGATTAAACTTGAAAAAGATCAAACATTAGCAGCAGTAGTTGCATTTGAAGAATCGGATGATGTAGGCAATCTAAATGATGGTGGCTCGGGAGAAAATCAAACCGAAGCGGCATCTGGAACAGTTGCTCAAGTTGACGATGAATCACAAGTACAAGCTGATGCCATGACAACCTCTGATGATACATTGGAGTCTTTAGATGCTCAACTCGATTCGGTAGATGGTCAGTCAGTTGAAATTGAAACACCTGAAGTTCCGGCAGAATCGGTTGAGGTGATGCCGGCACAATCAGTGAAAACAAACAGTGTTGATGTTGCAATTGATAAATCAATAAAGGTGACTGATAATAACACTGGTGTTACCGTTGAAGCAACTGAGCATGACGAAATGCACATTGAGTTCAATGATGGCAATGATCAGCAACAAGGTTTGTTTTAA
- a CDS encoding DNA starvation/stationary phase protection protein has protein sequence MKKNLFCLVFLAQMAIAQDQALNSSVTIEDVPMGKSEELVNIGLNEAQRKDVAQRLNTLLADEYTLYIKTQKFHWNVVGPFFGSLHKLFNKQYDQLAANVDLVAERVRALGFKAYGSLAEFIENTNIPENPDVNPSANMMIKLLLEGHESIIKNLRELVIYTVEINDTGTNNFVSDLIEKHEKAAWMLRAHLLGQ, from the coding sequence ATGAAAAAAAACTTGTTTTGCCTAGTTTTTTTGGCTCAAATGGCGATAGCTCAAGATCAAGCACTTAATTCAAGTGTAACTATAGAAGATGTGCCAATGGGAAAAAGTGAAGAATTGGTTAACATCGGATTGAATGAAGCTCAACGTAAAGACGTCGCTCAAAGGTTAAATACACTTCTTGCTGATGAATATACATTATATATTAAGACACAAAAATTTCATTGGAATGTAGTTGGTCCATTTTTTGGTTCATTGCATAAACTGTTTAATAAGCAATATGATCAGCTTGCAGCTAATGTTGATTTGGTTGCTGAACGTGTACGTGCATTAGGTTTTAAAGCGTATGGTTCATTGGCAGAATTTATTGAAAACACGAATATTCCTGAAAATCCTGATGTTAATCCGAGTGCAAATATGATGATAAAACTGTTGCTTGAAGGGCATGAGTCTATTATCAAAAATTTACGTGAGCTGGTTATCTATACAGTGGAAATAAATGATACAGGTACTAACAATTTTGTATCTGATTTAATTGAAAAGCATGAAAAAGCTGCTTGGATGTTGCGTGCTCATTTGTTAGGTCAGTAA
- the lepA gene encoding translation elongation factor 4, with amino-acid sequence MDLSKINLKDFHPSHVRNFSIIAHIDHGKSTLSDRLLEFTGTLSDRNKNEQFLDKLQVEKERGITVKAQTVSMFYEYDGELYLLNLIDTPGHVDFNYEVSRSLYACQGALLVVDAAQGVEAQTMANFYLAFEQDLTMIPVINKVDMANAQPEKVTVQLEKLFDFQPNEMILASAKSGIGIKEILDAIVTCIPAPKGDEEKPLKALLFDSWFDEYRGVICLIAVQDGCIKKGDNISLAQTGRHYEVLEVGLMYPDQQPTHALYPGQVGYLISGMKTVKEAQVGDTIGAYKKNIEPFPGFRPAKPMVFAGIFPVETNDFPELSDAIEKLVLNDASVTVTKTSSPALGLGFVCGFLGLLHMDVFKQRLEQEYDLSVIATAPSVLYKIDLKDGSKIQVETPSDFPDPSRIETIYEPIISATIIVPREYLGNMIKLCEEKRGIQTDLSYMDEERIILKYKLPLNEVATDFYDQLKSMSSGYASFDYEESGYEPSDLVKMDILLNKKPVDALSVIVHKDKSYHLGRDLAEKLRKVIPRQLYEVAIQAAIGAKIIARESVAALRKDVTAKCYGGDISRKRKLLEKQKKGKKRMKQVGNVEVPQEAFLAILKK; translated from the coding sequence ATGGATTTATCAAAAATTAATTTAAAAGATTTTCATCCCAGTCATGTACGTAATTTCTCAATCATTGCCCATATCGATCATGGCAAGTCCACCCTCTCTGATCGTTTGCTGGAATTTACCGGCACCTTATCCGATCGTAATAAAAATGAACAATTTTTGGACAAACTCCAAGTAGAAAAAGAGCGTGGGATCACCGTTAAAGCACAAACCGTTTCTATGTTCTATGAATACGATGGCGAACTGTATCTATTAAATTTAATTGATACTCCCGGCCATGTTGACTTTAATTATGAAGTCTCACGTTCATTATACGCATGCCAAGGTGCATTGCTTGTTGTTGATGCAGCACAAGGTGTGGAAGCACAAACAATGGCCAATTTTTACTTAGCTTTTGAACAAGACTTAACCATGATTCCGGTTATTAATAAAGTTGATATGGCAAATGCACAACCAGAAAAAGTTACTGTACAACTTGAAAAACTGTTCGATTTTCAACCGAATGAAATGATTCTTGCTTCTGCAAAATCCGGTATCGGTATCAAAGAAATTTTAGATGCTATCGTTACATGTATTCCTGCACCAAAAGGTGATGAAGAAAAACCACTTAAAGCATTACTATTCGATTCATGGTTTGATGAATATCGCGGTGTGATATGTTTGATTGCAGTACAAGATGGTTGTATCAAAAAAGGTGATAACATCAGTTTAGCTCAAACCGGCAGGCATTACGAAGTGCTGGAAGTCGGGTTGATGTATCCAGATCAACAACCGACCCATGCTTTATATCCCGGTCAAGTTGGTTATTTAATTTCCGGTATGAAAACGGTAAAAGAAGCACAAGTTGGCGACACCATTGGCGCTTATAAAAAAAATATTGAACCATTTCCAGGATTTCGTCCTGCAAAACCGATGGTATTTGCCGGTATATTTCCCGTTGAAACCAATGACTTTCCTGAACTTTCCGATGCTATTGAAAAACTTGTACTCAATGATGCAAGTGTAACAGTTACCAAAACATCATCGCCTGCACTGGGTCTTGGTTTTGTGTGTGGATTTCTTGGATTGTTGCATATGGATGTATTCAAACAACGGCTTGAACAAGAATATGATCTATCAGTCATCGCAACTGCACCTAGTGTACTCTATAAGATAGATTTGAAAGATGGCTCTAAAATACAGGTCGAAACACCATCAGATTTCCCTGATCCGAGTAGAATTGAAACCATTTATGAACCGATAATATCGGCAACTATCATTGTACCAAGAGAATATTTGGGCAATATGATAAAATTGTGTGAAGAAAAACGAGGCATTCAAACCGATCTTTCATACATGGATGAAGAACGTATTATTTTAAAATACAAACTCCCCCTTAATGAAGTGGCAACCGATTTTTATGATCAACTAAAATCAATGAGCTCCGGTTATGCGAGTTTTGATTATGAAGAATCTGGCTATGAACCTTCTGATTTGGTCAAAATGGATATCCTACTGAACAAAAAGCCTGTCGATGCTTTATCAGTTATCGTACACAAAGATAAATCATACCATCTTGGTAGAGATTTAGCCGAAAAATTACGTAAAGTTATTCCACGTCAATTATATGAGGTCGCTATTCAAGCAGCAATCGGTGCAAAAATCATTGCACGTGAATCAGTTGCTGCATTGCGCAAAGACGTAACCGCTAAATGTTACGGCGGTGATATTTCACGTAAACGTAAATTACTTGAAAAACAGAAAAAAGGTAAAAAGCGTATGAAACAAGTTGGTAACGTAGAAGTCCCACAAGAAGCTTTCCTTGCTATTTTGAAAAAATAA
- a CDS encoding M48 family metalloprotease: MKKLILSATLLLTMHSANYTKGDDQALAPRITREQKWEQYEQNRLAHTSPWKKVKEFCYEWKESIKHIFLLDILFFKNNRITTDQAQEILKKFGRNLNDVTILDKPMAGPACTIFNTIIIDHKKMSKLTKEEQAFILGHEIVHLKKKDWLTRLLFALFLEQVKEYGLNKVLNNPKPIEYFIFWLILEAYVCIPLSLKLSRYQEKRCDLEAAKTLGLARAGASAFEKIRKKWISKQEVPLNPNGIWHNLQTWFGIKLSHPELHDRTEYLLELAEKQERL, translated from the coding sequence ATGAAAAAACTGATACTTTCAGCTACATTACTTTTAACTATGCATAGTGCTAATTACACAAAGGGTGATGATCAAGCTTTAGCACCAAGAATCACTCGCGAGCAAAAATGGGAACAGTATGAACAGAATAGATTAGCACATACATCACCATGGAAAAAAGTAAAAGAATTTTGCTACGAATGGAAAGAATCAATAAAACATATTTTTTTATTAGATATATTATTTTTTAAAAATAATCGAATCACCACGGATCAAGCTCAAGAAATATTAAAAAAATTTGGACGAAATTTAAATGATGTGACAATTTTAGATAAACCAATGGCAGGACCGGCTTGTACCATTTTTAATACCATTATTATTGATCACAAAAAAATGTCCAAACTTACCAAAGAAGAACAAGCTTTTATTCTCGGACACGAGATTGTTCATTTAAAAAAGAAAGACTGGCTCACCCGATTACTTTTTGCACTATTTCTAGAGCAAGTCAAAGAATATGGTCTAAATAAAGTACTAAATAATCCAAAGCCAATTGAATACTTCATATTTTGGTTAATATTAGAAGCTTATGTATGCATTCCATTATCATTAAAGCTTTCACGCTATCAAGAAAAACGATGTGATCTTGAAGCAGCCAAAACACTAGGACTGGCCCGAGCTGGTGCCTCTGCTTTTGAAAAAATACGTAAAAAATGGATTTCAAAACAAGAAGTACCCTTAAACCCAAATGGTATATGGCATAATTTACAAACATGGTTTGGAATAAAACTTTCACATCCTGAATTACATGACAGAACCGAATATCTATTAGAACTGGCAGAAAAACAAGAGCGACTCTAA
- a CDS encoding M48 family metalloprotease, translating into MKKLILSAILLLTMHGISAMGDAKALEPNITAEQRWQQYEDNRLLDKSQWESIKEFFYENYQDIKQLMLLDILFFKINRIETEFAQEILQKFGRSLDNVTILHKDLRSSYPRQSFTIFNTIVIDQSKIAKYTKEEQAFLLGHEISHLKNKHWIYKIILAALLTTLLGPPFGIPCYNYCSRNMDLSADKEAAYLLNSANEGISALEKMRRKVISKANFMMNPNGIQKTLLNWFSIIFGRHPTFEQRIEMLKKHNTITKKSTP; encoded by the coding sequence ATGAAAAAACTGATACTTTCAGCTATATTACTTTTAACTATGCATGGCATAAGCGCGATGGGAGATGCAAAGGCTCTTGAGCCCAATATCACCGCAGAGCAACGATGGCAACAATATGAAGACAATCGACTGTTAGACAAATCTCAGTGGGAAAGCATCAAAGAATTTTTTTATGAAAATTATCAAGACATCAAACAACTCATGTTACTTGATATTCTATTTTTTAAAATTAATAGAATTGAAACTGAATTCGCTCAAGAAATATTACAAAAATTCGGTCGTAGTCTAGATAACGTTACTATTCTACACAAAGACCTTAGAAGCTCATACCCTAGACAATCATTTACTATTTTTAACACTATCGTCATTGATCAATCAAAAATAGCAAAATACACAAAAGAAGAGCAGGCTTTTCTTTTGGGCCACGAAATTTCACACCTTAAGAATAAACATTGGATCTATAAAATTATACTTGCTGCCTTACTAACAACTTTACTAGGACCTCCTTTTGGAATCCCTTGCTATAATTATTGTTCACGAAATATGGACTTAAGTGCAGACAAAGAAGCTGCATATCTTTTAAATTCTGCAAATGAAGGCATCTCAGCACTTGAAAAAATGCGCCGTAAAGTAATCTCTAAAGCAAATTTTATGATGAATCCAAATGGGATCCAAAAAACATTATTAAATTGGTTTAGTATAATCTTTGGTCGACATCCGACCTTTGAACAACGTATTGAAATGCTAAAAAAACATAATACTATAACAAAAAAGAGTACCCCTTAA